The nucleotide sequence CGCCGCCGCCGCCCACTGGGCGCGCAGGGGCCGACTGCGCGTGGGGGCCGCGGTGATCGATCACGGCATGCAGGAGGGCTCCGCCCTGGTCGCCGAGCGCGCCGCTGAGCAGGCCCGCGAGCTCGGGCTGGATCCCGTGGAGATCCGAGCGGTCGAGGTCCGCGAACGCGGCGAGGGGCCCGAGGCCGCCGCGCGCGCGGCCCGCTACACGGCCCTGCACGAGATCGCCGCCGCCCACGGCGCCCGAGCGATCCTGCTGGGGCACACCCTCGACGACCAGGCCGAGTCGGTGCTGCTCGGGCTGGCCCGCGGCTCCGGGACGCGCTCGCTGTCCGGCATGCCTCGCGTGCGCGACGACGGCCCCGTCCCCGTGCTGCGCCCGCTGCTCGAGCTGCGCCGCCGCCAGACCGAGGCGATCTGCGCGGCCGAGCAGCTCGAGCCCTGGCACGATCCCGCGAACGCCGACGAGACGATGCTGCGCGCCCGCGTCCGGGCCGCGGTGCTTCCCGAGCTCGAGCGCCAGCTGGGTCCCGGGGTGGCCGAGGCCCTGGCCCGCACCGCCGCCATCCTCGGCCCGGATGCCGAGCTGCTCGAGAGGCTCTCGGCGCAGCTGCTCGAGCGCGCGATCGTCGTCCCGGACAGTGATGCGGAAGGCGTGCCGCAGGCCGGGCAGGCGGAGCAAGCGCCCAGCGGCGCGGGGGGCGGGGCCGTCGTCGTGCTGTCCCTGGACGTCCTGCGCTGCGAGCCGCAGCCGCTGGTGCGCCGCGTCCTGGCGCAGGCCTGCATGCGCGCCGGAGGGGAGCGGCCCACGCACGAGCGGCTCACCGCCCTGCACGAGCTCGCCTCGGGGCACGGGGAGGCCGGGCCCGTGCAGATGGCGGGTAGGGTGGCCGCGTACAGGCGCCGACCCAGCTGCGGCGGCGGCCGAGCAGGGACGCTCGAGCTGGTCCTCCAGCCGCGCTGAGCGGCATGCAGCCGCAGGCTTCCGCGTCTCCCGCACCGGCCCCGACCGCACGACGGCCCGGCCACAGGCCTGCCGCTGCGTTCCTCGACGACAGCGGCACGGAGGCGGACAAGGAGAGCCGTGAAGCCCGAGCATGCGCAGGGGGACCTCACCGAGGTCCTGCACACCAAGGAGGAGATCGATCAGCGGGTGGCCGAGCTGGCCGCGCAGATCGATGCCGACTACGGAGATAGCGACGTCCTGCTCGTGGGCGTCCTCAAGGGCGCCGTGATGATCATGGCCGATCTGTCCCGCGCCCTGGCCGGGCAGTACCCCATGGACTGGATGGCCGTGTCGTCCTACGGCTCCGGCACCAAGTCCTCGGGAGTGGTGCGGATCCTCAAGGACCTCGACACCGACCTCACCGACCGCCACGTCCTGATCGTCGAGGACGTCATCGACTCCGGGCTGACCCTGTCCTGGCTGCTTGCCAACCTCAAGTCCCGGGGCGCCGCCTCGGTCGAGATCTGCACCCTCCTGCGCAAGCCGGAGGCCGCCAAGGTCGAGATCGACGTCCGCTACGTCGGGTGGGACATCCCGAACGAGTTCGTGGTCGGCTACGGCCTGGACTGGAACGAGAAGTACCGCAACCTGGAATGCATCGCGGTGCTCTCCCCGGACGTCTACTCCTGAGGGTGTCCGCCGAGGGGTGAACGCCCGGTCAGCCGCACGATGCCGAGCGGACCGGGCGATACCCTTGCACATCAGGCTCCGGCACGTCCGGCGGCCTCGCGACGCATCGCGGACGGGAAATGCGAAGAGAGGACCCACGGCCTTGGCCACTGAGAAGAAGAAGAAGAGCTTCCTGAGGGGACCCTTCATCTGGGTCCTGCTGGCTCTGCTCGTCCTGATCCCCGTCTTGTCCACACTGACCTCCGGCGGAGGCAATCGGGTGGACACCAACGTGGGCCTGGAGCTGCTGCAGGACGACAAGGCCACCGAGGCCAAGATCTACGACGGCGATCAGAAGGTCGAGCTGACGCTGGCGGAGGACTACTCCGCGGACGGACGCGACTACGGGCGCAACGTCGAGTTCTTCTACGTCGAGCCGCGCGGCGAGCAGGTCGTGCAGGCCATCGACGACGCCGGGCTCGAGGGTTACACCGATCAGCCGGTGCAGACCAACTGGTTCCTGTCCCTGCTGCAGTTCCTGCTGCCGTTCCTGATCATCCTGGCGATCTTCTGGTTCGTGTTCGCCCGCATGCAGGGCGGCGGCTCCCAGGTCATGAAGTTCGGCCGCTCCAAGGCCAAGAAGTTCGATATGGACAACCCGCAGGTCACGTTCAAGGACGTGGCCGGCGCGGACGAGGCCGTGCAGGAGCTCGACGAGATCAAGCAGTTCCTGGTCGACCGCGATCGCTACACCGCCCTGGGCGCCAAGGTCCCCAAGGGCGTGCTGCTCTACGGCCCTCCCGGAACAGGCAAGACCCTGCTGGCCAAGGCCGTGGCGGGGGAGGCCAGCGTCCCGTTCTTCTCGATCTCCGGCTCGGACTTCGTGGAGATGTTCGTGGGCGTGGGCGCCTCGCGAGTCCGCGACCTGTTCCAGACCGCCAAGGAGTCGGCGCCGGCGATCATCTTCGTGGACGAGATCGACGCCGTCGGCCGCCAGCGCGGGGCCGGCATGGGCGGCGGCAACGACGAGCGCGAGCAGACCCTGAACCAGCTGCTCGTGGAGATGGACGGCTTCGAGGCCGGGACCAACGTCATCCTGATCGCCGCGACCAACCGCCCGGACGTACTGGACCCCGCCCTGCTGCGCCCGGGCCGCTTCGACCGCCAGATCGGCGTGGACGCCCCGGACATGAAGGGCCGCGAGCAGATCCTGCGTGTGCACGCGCAGGACAAGCCGCTGCACGAGTCGGTCGACCTGCGCTCGGTGGCCAAGCGGACGCCGGGCTTCACCGGCGCCGAGCTCGCCAACGTCATGAACGAGGCCGCGCTTCTCACCGCGCGCTCGCACGCCCAGCTGATCGACGACCGCGCCGTGGACGAGGCGATCGACCG is from Kocuria palustris and encodes:
- the tilS gene encoding tRNA lysidine(34) synthetase TilS translates to MLSTVETAFPPAPAPVAAQSPDRAEAPGLLLVGLSGGPDSLALSAAAAHWARRGRLRVGAAVIDHGMQEGSALVAERAAEQARELGLDPVEIRAVEVRERGEGPEAAARAARYTALHEIAAAHGARAILLGHTLDDQAESVLLGLARGSGTRSLSGMPRVRDDGPVPVLRPLLELRRRQTEAICAAEQLEPWHDPANADETMLRARVRAAVLPELERQLGPGVAEALARTAAILGPDAELLERLSAQLLERAIVVPDSDAEGVPQAGQAEQAPSGAGGGAVVVLSLDVLRCEPQPLVRRVLAQACMRAGGERPTHERLTALHELASGHGEAGPVQMAGRVAAYRRRPSCGGGRAGTLELVLQPR
- the hpt gene encoding hypoxanthine phosphoribosyltransferase is translated as MKPEHAQGDLTEVLHTKEEIDQRVAELAAQIDADYGDSDVLLVGVLKGAVMIMADLSRALAGQYPMDWMAVSSYGSGTKSSGVVRILKDLDTDLTDRHVLIVEDVIDSGLTLSWLLANLKSRGAASVEICTLLRKPEAAKVEIDVRYVGWDIPNEFVVGYGLDWNEKYRNLECIAVLSPDVYS
- the ftsH gene encoding ATP-dependent zinc metalloprotease FtsH, whose amino-acid sequence is MATEKKKKSFLRGPFIWVLLALLVLIPVLSTLTSGGGNRVDTNVGLELLQDDKATEAKIYDGDQKVELTLAEDYSADGRDYGRNVEFFYVEPRGEQVVQAIDDAGLEGYTDQPVQTNWFLSLLQFLLPFLIILAIFWFVFARMQGGGSQVMKFGRSKAKKFDMDNPQVTFKDVAGADEAVQELDEIKQFLVDRDRYTALGAKVPKGVLLYGPPGTGKTLLAKAVAGEASVPFFSISGSDFVEMFVGVGASRVRDLFQTAKESAPAIIFVDEIDAVGRQRGAGMGGGNDEREQTLNQLLVEMDGFEAGTNVILIAATNRPDVLDPALLRPGRFDRQIGVDAPDMKGREQILRVHAQDKPLHESVDLRSVAKRTPGFTGAELANVMNEAALLTARSHAQLIDDRAVDEAIDRVIAGPQKHSRLMKEHERKVTAYHEGGHALVAAALRNTDPVTKITILPRGRALGYTMVMPADDKYSTTRHELLDQMAYAMGGRAAEEVVFKDPSSGAANDIQKATDTARKMVTQYGMSSRVGSMKLGGDDSQPFMGRGGSEVRGYSEATAAIVDAEVRALLENAQNEAHQILVANREILDRLALELLERETLLEADIAEIFADLVRQPERQQWISAEGRPQSDLPPVTTSREKEELAEASPEERERFEAMPGEGEDPEQRQARRRHDDEPDAEHPDRDGRDDRSESGDGQAPSGRSGSTAAGSDDAPWDQDAPDDRERG